The sequence CTTTCGAAGCGAACGCGGTTCAATTTTCCGATCCGGACCAGCTTCAAGCGACTCAACGTCACCTGCAATTCTTCCAGATTTCTTCACTTTGAAACCCTAACTTCCCGCCAAAAGGACCAGGTTCATCTTTTCGTGGACGCTCTTCTTCAGTGGAACCAGGTACTTGGTTTCTCTTTTACGCTGGTTTCATTTCCTGAAATTGCATTGGTATTTCTTGTCGTTAGCTTTAGTTTGATGGATGTATGGTTGAATTATGGTAGAAAATGAATCTTACGGCTATTACGGAAGTAAATGAAGTGATGGAAAGGCACGTCGAGGATTCTCTGGCTATTATACCGCCAATTCGAAATCTGTACTTGTCGCATTGTTCGACTATTCCATGCAATGACATTAAACTCGTTGATGTTGGAACGGGGGCTGGGCTTCCAGGATTGATTATAGCTATTGCTTGCCCAGGTGAACACAATCGATTAGTATGACGATGAAAATGCATTTTATGCGCCAGGGACTATTCTGTGATATAACGAATATTCAATTTTGCTTGCTTCCTCATCCTATCTATTATTTTGGGGGTTTAACTTGGTAATATTTGGATGGACTAGAATGGCATGTAACGTTGATGGAGTCTATGAATAAGCGGTGTCTTTTCTTGGAGCATGCAGTGGGTCATACCGGTTTGACAAATGTTCAAGTTGTGCGAGGAAGAGCAGAGGTAAGTGGACATTGCGTTTACGCAATTAAACACCCTGGTCTATTTAGCCATTCAAGTTTGATTCGTTGTCTTGATTAGTTCATATACGTGGTGGTTAGTATCGATTTTATTAGATAATGAGCAAAATTTCTTGATATTGCGATGTATCGAtagtgtttttaaaaaaaaatgtggaagGGACACGTTTTTTGCTTGAGTTATGGTAAAGAGATTTGCATGTTCAACAGTTTTTCGAGGGTAGAGTTGGTAGCATGCTAGATTTCATCATTATATTCTCTGTTTTCTGAGTACTTTAAGAAGTTGAAGTCATTAATGAGAGTTTTCCTTGAGATAAATTTTTACtctatattatgtattattatcttctgagagagagagagggaagaACACCTGCTCATGTCTCCAAACTttctttgtttatatttaatGTGGCAATTATATATCCGATGTAGGGCAGAATTTGGGACATGATCTTTCCTTACGGGAGAAATTTGATGTAGTAGTGGCTAGAGCTGTCGCAGAAATGAGAATTTTAGGTACCATCTGAATTTGATATATATAGCTTCCTTCTACCAATCTTCAATACATTTGTTGTTTTGCTCTTgcttattatttttctttgatatcTTTTCTTTCAGCTGAATATTGTCTTCCTATGGTTCGTGTTGGCGGTTTGTTTTTAGCTGCCAAAGGCCACGATCCTCTTGTATGTTCTCTATCCGTTAACATTGTGAACGTCTACTCTCTGATTGCGTTCTTCTACTTCATTGGGAGTCTGGGACTGTATGCACATCGTTTCCATCATTGATACTATTGTTGCTTTCTAGAGGCAGAGGCATTTGATGTTAAAATCTCCATTTTACTTTAATTATTTTCAGTTTCTTGTTTCCTTTTCCATATATGAAAGTAGTCATTTACAGATTATAATGCACAACAGGATATTCATTTTTGTATGGTCGATCTAAAGTATATAAGTATAGGTGCTACACAATATTGTCATGGACGATATGAATATAAAGATACGTGGTAACTATATTTTTCTTACCaccattttaatttttaaggGACTCCTTTTGAATTTAAGTTGATGTCTAGCATACTTCGTGACTTTGGAGATTTCTCTGAACTGAATTCTTTAGAGTTGGAATATATCTAACTCATTTTGAGAAAGTTTCTTTGCTTAATTGGTAtactttgaattttaaatttaaataatcttGTTAATTTTTAGTTTGTTACTTTTTTGTTGCATGACTTATTCATTCTAGAATTTCTCGTTTTGACAGGCAGAAGTCACAAATGCAGGAAAGGCAATTGAAATGATGGGTGCCTCCTTACTGCAAATATGCCCTGGTGTGTTTGTCTTTTTATTGGTCTTCCTGCAATGTCATAATCTCATGTGTACAGTAATAAAGTTAACTGATTTTTGCGTCCTTGAGGATTGCTTTATAGTACAGAAGCCTCTTCTGAAAAGACACTCCCACTTTTACCTCGTAGCCAGTTGGTTTTCTAGATACTTCAACTTAGTTATTCCAATGTGTACTTGGAACTACAAGAAATTTTCTGACGCTGGCAATTTCTGCTACAATCTATATGAACGTGACGTAAAAACTATAGGATTTGCCAGTCAATTAACTGGAATTTTGACCCA comes from Cucumis melo cultivar AY chromosome 12, USDA_Cmelo_AY_1.0, whole genome shotgun sequence and encodes:
- the LOC103483237 gene encoding uncharacterized protein LOC103483237 isoform X2 yields the protein MASTLSFSLRTFIKQFSPLSKRTRFNFPIRTSFKRLNVTCNSSRFLHFETLTSRQKDQVHLFVDALLQWNQKMNLTAITEVNEVMERHVEDSLAIIPPIRNLYLSHCSTIPCNDIKLVDVGTGAGLPGLIIAIACPEWHVTLMESMNKRCLFLEHAVGHTGLTNVQVVRGRAENLGHDLSLREKFDVVVARAVAEMRILAEYCLPMVRVGGLFLAAKGHDPLAEVTNAGKAIEMMGASLLQICPVESHSPYGQRTAVVCFKERHTPRKYPRDPGMRSCFLEYFTVTYYCTAPRTKE
- the LOC103483237 gene encoding uncharacterized protein LOC103483237 isoform X3, with the protein product MASTLSFSLRTFIKQFSPLSKRTRFNFPIRTSFKRLNVTCNSSRFLHFETLTSRQKDQVHLFVDALLQWNQKMNLTAITEVNEVMERHVEDSLAIIPPIRNLYLSHCSTIPCNDIKLVDVGTGAGLPGLIIAIACPEWHVTLMESMNKRCLFLEHAVGHTGLTNVQVVRGRAENLGHDLSLREKFDVVVARAVAEMRILAEYCLPMVRVGGLFLAAKGHDPLAEVTNAGKAIEMMGASLLQICPVESHSPYGQRTAVVCFKERHTPRKYPRDPGKTSDHPIRWMFLNLPR
- the LOC103483237 gene encoding uncharacterized protein LOC103483237 isoform X1, yielding MASTLSFSLRTFIKQFSPLSKRTRFNFPIRTSFKRLNVTCNSSRFLHFETLTSRQKDQVHLFVDALLQWNQKMNLTAITEVNEVMERHVEDSLAIIPPIRNLYLSHCSTIPCNDIKLVDVGTGAGLPGLIIAIACPEWHVTLMESMNKRCLFLEHAVGHTGLTNVQVVRGRAENLGHDLSLREKFDVVVARAVAEMRILAEYCLPMVRVGGLFLAAKGHDPLAEVTNAGKAIEMMGASLLQICPVESHSPYGQRTAVVCFKERHTPRKYPRDPGMRSCFLEYFTGKTSDHPIRWMFLNLPR
- the LOC103483237 gene encoding uncharacterized protein LOC103483237 isoform X6 encodes the protein MASTLSFSLRTFIKQFSPLSKRTRFNFPIRTSFKRLNVTCNSSRFLHFETLTSRQKDQVHLFVDALLQWNQKMNLTAITEVNEVMERHVEDSLAIIPPIRNLYLSHCSTIPCNDIKLVDVGTGAGLPGLIIAIACPEWHVTLMESMNKRCLFLEHAVGHTGLTNVQVVRGRAENLGHDLSLREKFDVVVARAVAEMRILAEYCLPMVRVGGLFLAAKGHDPLVCSLSVNIVNVYSLIAFFYFIGSLGLQKSQMQERQLK
- the LOC103483237 gene encoding uncharacterized protein LOC103483237 isoform X4; this translates as MASTLSFSLRTFIKQFSPLSKRTRFNFPIRTSFKRLNVTCNSSRFLHFETLTSRQKDQVHLFVDALLQWNQKMNLTAITEVNEVMERHVEDSLAIIPPIRNLYLSHCSTIPCNDIKLVDVGTGAGLPGLIIAIACPEWHVTLMESMNKRCLFLEHAVGHTGLTNVQVVRGRAENLGHDLSLREKFDVVVARAVAEMRILAEYCLPMVRVGGLFLAAKGHDPLAEVTNAGKAIEMMGASLLQICPVESHSPYGQRTAVVCFKERHTPRKYPRDPVTYYCTAPRTKE
- the LOC103483237 gene encoding uncharacterized protein LOC103483237 isoform X5, which encodes MASTLSFSLRTFIKQFSPLSKRTRFNFPIRTSFKRLNVTCNSSRFLHFETLTSRQKDQVHLFVDALLQWNQKMNLTAITEVNEVMERHVEDSLAIIPPIRNLYLSHCSTIPCNDIKLVDVGTGAGLPGLIIAIACPEWHVTLMESMNKRCLFLEHAVGHTGLTNVQVVRGRAENLGHDLSLREKFDVVVARAVAEMRILAEYCLPMVRVGGLFLAAKGHDPLAEVTNAGKAIEMMGASLLQICPVESHSPYGQRTAVVCFKERHTPRKYPRDPGTPAKAPL